GGGCACATATGCACGGTAGCCGAGTGTGCCCGGATTCCACAGGGGGGGATCCGCGTTTTCGCTGGTCAATCACTGTTCGCCAGGTGTTCAGCTACCACACGCCTCACATCCGTCACATCGGACGGTGAACTCACCCGATCGTGAGATCGTCCGTGGACGGCCGGATGCGGCCAAGTTGTCCACAGGCGGGTCCTGAGCCGATCCGCGTCCTTGCGGCCTGTGCGAGGCTCCCGGACGTGACCGAGACCAGGCCTTCCTCCCGGCCGCATCCGCTGCGGCCCCGCCTCAAGCCCATGCTGCGCCGTGTGGTCCGCGACGACCACACGCTGCAACTCGGCGTCCAGCCGATGCGCGCGGTGATGCTGACCAAGCTCGACCCGCCTGCGCGCGGTTTCGTCGAGTCCCTGGACGGCACGCGCACCCTGGACGAGTTGATCGCCACGGCCGAGATCGGTGAGGAGCAGGCACGGCAGGTGATGCGCCTGCTGACGGACGGCGGCCTGCTGGACGACGCCGCCCTCCGTCCCGACGCGCTGCGCGGCCTGTCCCTTGCCGAGCGTGAGCGCCTGGGTCCCGACCTGGACGAGCTGTCCCTCTCCCCCGCCGACGCCGCGGACGCCGGCCTGAGCGCGCTGGCCCGCCGCCGCCGCGCGCAGGTCCGCGTCTACGGCGCCGGTCGCGTCGGCGCGCAGATCACCGTCCTGCTCGCCGCGTCCGGCATCGGCCACCTGTGTGTCGTCGACCCGGCGCCGGCCCGCCACGAGCACGTGGTGCCAGGCGGCCTGTCGTTCGGCGACGTGGGCCGCCCGAGAGAGGAGGCCGCGGCCGCCGCGGCCCGCGAGATCGCTCCCGGCGCCAACATCTGGACCGGCCGCACCGCCTCCCGGCCCGCCGACCGCGCGTCCCCGCCGGACCTGGCGATCCTGGCCCCGGTGGATCCTCTCGACCCGCTGACCGCCGCCGAGTTGCTCCAGTCCGGCATCCCCCACCTGCTGGTCTCGGCCACCGAAGGCGTGGGGACCATCGGTCCGCTGGTTCTTCCGGGAAGCTCTCCGTGCCTGCGCTGCCAGGAGTTGACGCGCCGGGACCACGATCCCGCCTGGCCCCTGGTCGGCGCGCGCCTCGGGGGTTACCCACCGGGTGAGATCGCGTGCGGCACCGCGCTGGCCACGGTCGTCGCCGCTCAGGCGACCGGCCACGCGCTGGCCCACATCGACGGCCTCCCGTGCCAGATCGTCGGCCGCTCCATCGACATCACCCCCGACTGGCAGTGGAAACGCCGTCCCTGGCCCATCCATCCCCACTGCACCTGCACCTGCCGGCCGTCCCCTCAGGGCCCGTGGCAGGGAGCCACGTACGAGGACCCCTAAGGTGCGGAATGATCACCGACTCGCCGCACACCGCCGGGATGGACCGGTCGTGCTTCCCACCGCACACCACCGGGAAGGCTTCCGGCTCACTTCCCGCCGCGCACCACCGGGAAAGCCTCCGGCTCACTTCCCGCCGCGCACCACCGAAAAAGCCTCCGGCTCACTTCCCGCCGCACTCCTCCGGGACGGAGTCTGAAGGCTTCGCCGGCCCGGCGGTCCCTGTCGTTGATCTCCGGTTGCATGAGTGTGAGCAAAAACACAGTTCACGAGAGAGGCGGTGGGGTGGGGGGAAGTTGGGTCCGGTGTGGGGGTTTGGTGGGTGATGGGTGGTCGGGAGGTGGTAACGGCGTTAACAATGGACAGGTGAGTGACTTTCCTCGGAATGCCGTCACGCGTTCCGCGAAGCTGGCGACGTTGCCGCTGGGGTTCGCCGGACGTGCCGCGCTTGGAGTGGGGAAGAGGATCGGGGGGAGATCCGCCGAGGTCGTCGCGCAGGAGATCCAGCAGCGCACCTCTGAGCAGATGTTCAAGGTGCTCGGGGAGCTCAAGGGCGGGGCGATGAAGGTTGGACAGGCCTTGTCGATCTTCGAGGCGGCGTTGCCGCCGGAGATCGCGGGTCCCTACCGTGCGACGTTGACGAAGCTGCAGGACGCGGCGCCGCCGTTGCCGGTCTCGGCCGTGCACGCGGTCCTCACCGAGCAACTCGGGGACGACTGGCGGGAGCACTTCCAGGACTTCGACGACGTCCCCACCGCGGCGGCGTCGATCGGCCAGGTGCACAAGGCGGTCTGGCACGACGGCCGGCAGGTCGCCGTGAAGATCCAGTATCCCGGTGCCGGTAAGGCCCTGCTCAGCGACTTCAACCAGCTGGCCCGTCTCGGCAAGCTCTTCGGCGTGCTGATGCCTGGCCTGGACATCACCGCGCTGCTCGGCGAGTTGCGGGAGCGGGTCGCCGAGGAGCTCGACTACCTCAAGGAGGCG
The window above is part of the Sphaerisporangium rubeum genome. Proteins encoded here:
- a CDS encoding ThiF family adenylyltransferase, translating into MTETRPSSRPHPLRPRLKPMLRRVVRDDHTLQLGVQPMRAVMLTKLDPPARGFVESLDGTRTLDELIATAEIGEEQARQVMRLLTDGGLLDDAALRPDALRGLSLAERERLGPDLDELSLSPADAADAGLSALARRRRAQVRVYGAGRVGAQITVLLAASGIGHLCVVDPAPARHEHVVPGGLSFGDVGRPREEAAAAAAREIAPGANIWTGRTASRPADRASPPDLAILAPVDPLDPLTAAELLQSGIPHLLVSATEGVGTIGPLVLPGSSPCLRCQELTRRDHDPAWPLVGARLGGYPPGEIACGTALATVVAAQATGHALAHIDGLPCQIVGRSIDITPDWQWKRRPWPIHPHCTCTCRPSPQGPWQGATYEDP